The Pseudoalteromonas marina DNA segment TTTCGGCCTTGGAGTGCAACGTTATATTTTTCTTTAAGATCTAAAATTCCGGCGTTTTTATAAATTTTATTAATATCTAGAACAACAGAAAGTAATCCCCAAAAATTTTTATCAGGCGGGGTATAGACTGGCACACGCGCTATGAGTGCCTCACCTCCTTGCACTAGCGTTAACGGGCCAGCCATTATAATTGTGTTGGTGTCTCGCGCTTTAATAGCGTCAGCGCGTTGATTTTTATTCGCCAGCAAGTTGAGGCCCAGAGCCGCTTCATTTCCTTCAAGCGGGTAAGTCATTTTAATAATCATATTGGGTGCACCGCCAATATTTCTAAGCTCTTTTGATGTATTAAAAAGGGGGGCTGCAATTTGTGCAAAGCGTTCTTGATTTAAGTTAGGCTCTGCAGAAACAGCCACGCCTAAGCCGCGTACTAACTGAATGTTAGAAATTAAAATGGCTTCTAGTTGTGCTCTATAGGTGCTTACATCGGAGAGGATTTGAAGGCGATGAGCGTCTTTCACGCGAGTGTAATTAATGCGCTCTAGTACAACACTAATAAGCAGTAGTAGTGTCATCGATAACCAAAAAGTTCGGTTATAGTTGTGCGCACTTGCTTTTTTATTGTTAGTTGGTGGCATTAGCTACTATTGGCTTGAATTTAGACAATTCCACTATAGCTATTTATTGTACAAATTAAAATGACGCTTATGCATAAGCGCCATTTTATTTTTATAATTAACGATCTAAATATTAAGAATCGCTAACATCACGTGCCCAATGATTTTGCTTAGCTACATGTAACTTTCGGTAGCCATCAAGTAGCGCTGCATGCTTTTTAAAGCCTTCAAGCGATAAACCTGGGAAGGTTAAACCATTAAATAATGTACGGCCTTCAGCAATTTCAATTGCAAGCGTTACGTTGTCGCTACCAAACATTAAACCCAGTGCGTCTTGGTAGTCGGCGTATTCACGCTCGTCATCGTATTTAATTTCAAGAATGGCTTTTAAGCAGCGGAAATGGCGCATTGCTTCTTCGTTTACTTGGCCTGTATGCAGTATCCAGTCAACCCAATCGATTGCTTCTTCGCTGCCTGCGGCTAAACATAAGTGCGCTTTAAGCTCACCAATACGCAGTGTGTGCCAAGGTGTATCAGCATCGGTTGCAAGGCCAATAAACTCTGCAGCGCGAATAATATCGCTGTGGCCGGCTTCCTCTAGACTGTCGTAAATGTCCATCCACTGCTCAGCATCGTAATGATCAAGCGATAGGAATGCTTCACGGAATTTAGCGCCTTCGTTGTTGTTACGCCAAATAAGCTCATCTACTGGGTAAATGTCTGACATGCCCGGTACTAAAATACGACATGCATACACGTTTAAGTGCGTGTAATCCATAATATAAATGTCGTGGTTCATGCTATGAATTAAATCTGTACAGAAGTTATATTCTTGCTCTGTGGTACCGCTAAAGTCCCAATGAACAAAGTCAAAATCGGGAGTTGCACGGAAAAAGTCATGCGATATTAAACCGCTAGAATCAATAAAGTGCAGTTCAATGTTTTCAGGCGTTGCTACTTCGTCGTTATCAAACGTGGCTGGTTGGAACACATCAAGCTGATCAAGGCGACGACCTTGTAAAAGTTCTGTAACGGTACGCTCAAGGGCTACTTCAAATGAAGGGTGAGCACCAAACGAGGCAAATACAGAGCCATCTGTTGGGTTAATCAGCGTTACGCTCATTACTGGGTATTTACCGCCTAGTGATGCATCGGCGATACGTAAATGAAAACCATGGCTACGCAGTTCTTCACACGCTTCGTGAATTTGTGGGTACTGCTTAACAACCTCTTCAGGCACGATTGGTAAACAAATGCCTTCAGCAATAATACGGTTTTTAATAGCGCGTTCAAATACTTCAGACAAGCCCTGAACTCGCGCTTCAAACTTGGTGTTACCTGCGCTCATACCGTTAGATACAAAAATATTACCAATCACGTTTACTGGAATGTACACGTCTTGGTTATCGCGTTGGCGCGTGTATGGCAATGTGC contains these protein-coding regions:
- the ycaO gene encoding 30S ribosomal protein S12 methylthiotransferase accessory factor YcaO — protein: MTEKTFIKGKDRDLESSISTMQNKLKALNINVEEALWLNPVANCYSVHIKDSDCGVMFTNGKGATDKASIASALGEYFERLSCNYFFADFYLGEEFANGEFTHYPNEKWFKVEGEEVPEGIMDESLWDYFDPERELNASHLFDFNSGNNERGICTLPYTRQRDNQDVYIPVNVIGNIFVSNGMSAGNTKFEARVQGLSEVFERAIKNRIIAEGICLPIVPEEVVKQYPQIHEACEELRSHGFHLRIADASLGGKYPVMSVTLINPTDGSVFASFGAHPSFEVALERTVTELLQGRRLDQLDVFQPATFDNDEVATPENIELHFIDSSGLISHDFFRATPDFDFVHWDFSGTTEQEYNFCTDLIHSMNHDIYIMDYTHLNVYACRILVPGMSDIYPVDELIWRNNNEGAKFREAFLSLDHYDAEQWMDIYDSLEEAGHSDIIRAAEFIGLATDADTPWHTLRIGELKAHLCLAAGSEEAIDWVDWILHTGQVNEEAMRHFRCLKAILEIKYDDEREYADYQDALGLMFGSDNVTLAIEIAEGRTLFNGLTFPGLSLEGFKKHAALLDGYRKLHVAKQNHWARDVSDS